CAAGGCCGGTCACTTTGCTGCCGTCGCCTTTCACTTCGGTGGTCTGCGCGTTCAGAATGATGTCGACGTTTTTCAGGCTGCGCACTTTATCCTGCAATACCTGGTCGGCTTTCATTTCCGGGGCGAATTCCAGCAGCGTCACGTGCTCAACAATCCCCGCCAGGTCGATAGCCGCTTCCACGCCAGAGTTACCGCCGCCGATCACCGCCACACGTTTGCCTTTAAACAGCGGGCCGTCGCAGTGCGGGCAGTAGGTCACGCCTTTGGTGCGATACTGATCTTCACCCGGAACGTTCATGTTGCGCCATTTCGCGCCGGTCGCAATGATGATGCTGCGAGCTTTCAGCACCGCGCCGGACGCGGTTTCAATCTGGTGCAGACCGCCTTCAACTGCCGCCGGGGTCAGTTTTTTGGCGCTCTGGCTGTCAATCACATCCACGTCGTAATCCGCTACGTGCGCTTTCAGTGCACCCGCCAGTTTCTGGCCTTCGGTTTTCGGTACGGAGATGTAGTTTTCGATATCCACGGTATCCAGCACCTGGCCGCCGAAACGCTCGCCCATCAGGCCGGTACGAATACCTTTACGCGCAGAGTAGACTGCCGCCGCCGCGCCCGCCGGGCCGGAACCGACGATCAATACATCGTAAGCGTCGCGTTTGTTCAGCTCTTCCGCCGCACGTTTTTCCGCGCCGGTATCGATTTTGGCGACGATTTCCGTCAGCGTCATACGCCCCTGGCCGAACTCTTTACCGTTCACGAACACCGCCGGAACGCCCATTACGTTGCGATCGGTGATTTCGTTCTGGAACGTACCGCCGTCAATCGCCGTATGTTTGATGCGCGGGTTCAGCACGGCCATCAGGTTCAGCGCCTGGACTACGTCCGGGCAGTTATGGCAGGAGAGCGAGTAATAGGTTTCAAATTCAAAGTCACCGTCGAGATCGCGGATCTGCTCCAGCAGCGCCTGCGCCTCTTTCGACGGATGCCCACCGGTCCACAGCAGTGCCAGCACCAGTGAGGTAAATTCGTGACCCAACGGCGAACCGGCAAAGCGCGGGCCGCTGGTTGAGCCTGGGTTGGTGATCAGGAATGACGGTTTGCGCACCGCCAGGCTGTTGTCTTCTTTAAAGGAGACTTTGTCAGACAGCTCAGCGATTTCGCCCAGCAGTTCTTTGATTTCTGCCGATTTCGCGCTGTCATCCAGCGTAGCAATCAACTCAACAGGTTTAGTCAGTTTCTCAAGGTAAGCCTTGAGCTGGGTTTTCATTGTGGTGTCGAGCATTCTTAATCCCTCGCTTAAAACATCATCATGCAAGCCGCGTTGTTCAGGGCTGCATCAATGCAACTTGCATCATGGTGCTGAATAAAACGGGCACCAAAAGCACCCGTTTGTAAGATAATTTCCCCAGTATTTCGTGTCAGAGCAAGGCGACCAGCCTGAAAGTACCCGGCAGCTTACATCAGTAAGTGACCGGGGTGAGCAGGTGACGCCAACGCCGTAATGACGCCGGGAAATTTAGATTTTGCCGACCAGGTCCAGAGACGGAGCCAGAGTCGCTTCACCTTCTTTCCATTTAGCTGGGCAAACTTCGCCTGGGTGAGAAGCAACATACTGAGCCGCTTTGATTTTACGCAGCAGATCAGAAGCGTCACGGCCGATGCCTTCAGCGGTTACTTCGATGGCCTGGATGATGCCCTGCGGGTCAACAACGAAAGTGGCACGGTCAGCCAGACCTTCGTTTTCACGCATGTTTTCGAAGTTACGGGTCAGGGCGCCAGTCGGGTCGCCGATCATCGCGTATTTGATTTTCGCGATGGTTTCAGAGCTGCTGTGCCACGCTTTGTGGGTGAAGTGGGTGTCGGTAGAGACAGAGTAAACGTCTACGCCCAGTTTCTGCAGCTCTTCGTAATGGTCAGCCACGTCGCCCAGTTCAGTCGGGCATACGAAAGTGAAGTCAGCCGGGTAGAAGAAGAAGACGCTCCAGCGGCCTTCAGTATCTTTCTCGGTTACTTCGATGAACTCACCGTTTTTGAACGCCTGGTTTTTGAAAGGTTTGATCTTGGTATTAATTAAGGACATCTATACTTCCTCCGTGTTTTCGTTGGGGTGTAAGTTAACGAACTTTGTTTGATCGAGCCAATGCGTTTGCTTTATCAAATCAATAAGCGTTAGCTAACAAACCCTAACGAGCAACCATGTGAACGGCTGATTTGCCAAAAGTAAAAAGGCCACCGCGACGGGTGGCCTCGATACCTGAAATACCCGTGGGTGCTTCAGCGCCAGCAAGCTGGCTATGCGTTGCGCTCATAACCTAAAGGCCATCAAGCTGTTCGATTAGAACACTGTGGGCGGCTGACGACAACGTTTCATTTCGCGATCCTGCCGATGATTGTGATAGGTTTTCCCTAAGTCGAATATTAACCATTTAATTAGTAAGGATTTTTATGCTTAAGCGCCTGTTAATGCTGACGTTGCTGCCGCTGACCCTGCATGCTGAAGAGTTACCTGCTCCGGTAAAAGCCATAGAAAAGCAAGGCATCACCATCATCAAATCCTTCGATGCGCCGGGCGGTATGAAGGGATATCTCGGTAAATATCAGGAGATGGGCGTTACCATTTACGTCACGCCGGACGGTAAACACGCCATCTCTGGCTATATGTACGACGAGGCGGGCACCAACCTCAGCGAGAAGTTAATCACCAAAGAGATTTACGCCCCGGCGGGCCGCGCGCTGTGGCAGCAGATGGAAAAAGCCGACTGGATCCTTGATGGCAAAAAAGAGGCGCCGCGCGTGGTGTACATGTTCGCCGATCCGTACTGCCCGTACTGCAAACAGTTCTGGCAGCAGGCGCGTCCGTGGGTGGAATCCGGCAAAGTGCAGCTGCGCACATTACTGGTTGGCGTGATCAAACCGGAAAGCCCGGCGGCCGCTGCGGCAATCATGAGTGCGAAAGATCCGGCGAAAAGCTGGCACGATTATGAACAGTCCAACGGCAAGATGGCGCTGACGCTTCCGAAATCCGTGCCGCCGGAGATCATGAAAAAGCTCAATATCAACCAGAAAATCATGGACGATCTCGGTGCGAATGCCACGCCAGCGATTTACTACATGAATGAAGATAACGTGTTACAGCAGGAAGTGGGCTTGCCGGACGCGGAAAAACTGAAAACCATTATGGGCGAGAAATAACGGCGACGCAGACCGCGCCGCCGGGAAGCATTACAGCTTACGCAGGCGCTCTGCCGCTGCCAGCAGCGTCGATTCCTGTTTCGCGAAGCACAGGCGAATCAGCTTGTGCGGGAAGGGATCGGCGCAGAATACCGACAGCGGGATCGCTGCCACGCCCACTTCTTTGGTCAGCCACTGACAGAAACTCACGTCATCCAGATCGGAAACCGCACTGTAATCCGCCAGCAGGAAGTAAGTCCCCTCGCACGGCAAAATCTCCAGCTTGCTGTTGCTGAGCGCATTCACCAGCACATCGCGACGTGCGCGGTAAAACTCCGGCAACTGGCGATAATGTTCCGGCTCGGCACGCAGCATATCCGCCAGCGCCAGTTGAGCCGGGGTATTGACCGAGAAAGTCAGATATTGATGCACTTTGCGCAATTCGGCGCTGATCGCGGCAGGCGCGACGCAGTAACCCACTTTCCAGCCGGTCATATGATAGGTTTTACCGAATGACGATACCGCTACCGCCCGCTCGCGCAGTTGTGGATGCGCCAGCACGCTGGCATGGCCCTCTTCGGCAAAACAGATGTGCTCGTACACTTCATCGCTCAGCACGTAGATTTCACGATCGGCAATCGCCTGCCACAGCGCGGCAAAATCCGCCTTTTGCCATACCGTTGCCGACGGGTTATGCGGTGTATTCAGAATC
Above is a genomic segment from Kosakonia radicincitans DSM 16656 containing:
- a CDS encoding pyridoxal phosphate-dependent aminotransferase yields the protein MSNNALIPQSKLPALGTTIFTQMSALAQQHNAINLSQGFPDFDGPRYLQERLAFHVAQGANQYAPMTGVQALREAIADKTAELYGHKPDVNTDITVTAGATEALYAAITALVRQGDEVICFDPSYDSYAPAVELSGGVLKRIALQPPHFRVDWQQFAAQLSDRTRLVILNTPHNPSATVWQKADFAALWQAIADREIYVLSDEVYEHICFAEEGHASVLAHPQLRERAVAVSSFGKTYHMTGWKVGYCVAPAAISAELRKVHQYLTFSVNTPAQLALADMLRAEPEHYRQLPEFYRARRDVLVNALSNSKLEILPCEGTYFLLADYSAVSDLDDVSFCQWLTKEVGVAAIPLSVFCADPFPHKLIRLCFAKQESTLLAAAERLRKL
- the ahpF gene encoding alkyl hydroperoxide reductase subunit F, translated to MLDTTMKTQLKAYLEKLTKPVELIATLDDSAKSAEIKELLGEIAELSDKVSFKEDNSLAVRKPSFLITNPGSTSGPRFAGSPLGHEFTSLVLALLWTGGHPSKEAQALLEQIRDLDGDFEFETYYSLSCHNCPDVVQALNLMAVLNPRIKHTAIDGGTFQNEITDRNVMGVPAVFVNGKEFGQGRMTLTEIVAKIDTGAEKRAAEELNKRDAYDVLIVGSGPAGAAAAVYSARKGIRTGLMGERFGGQVLDTVDIENYISVPKTEGQKLAGALKAHVADYDVDVIDSQSAKKLTPAAVEGGLHQIETASGAVLKARSIIIATGAKWRNMNVPGEDQYRTKGVTYCPHCDGPLFKGKRVAVIGGGNSGVEAAIDLAGIVEHVTLLEFAPEMKADQVLQDKVRSLKNVDIILNAQTTEVKGDGSKVTGLEYRDRISGDVHQVALAGIFVQIGLLPNTTWLEGAIERNRMGEIIIDAKCETSVKGVFAAGDCTTVPYKQIIIATGEGAKASLSSFDYLIRTKTA
- the ahpC gene encoding alkyl hydroperoxide reductase subunit C, translating into MSLINTKIKPFKNQAFKNGEFIEVTEKDTEGRWSVFFFYPADFTFVCPTELGDVADHYEELQKLGVDVYSVSTDTHFTHKAWHSSSETIAKIKYAMIGDPTGALTRNFENMRENEGLADRATFVVDPQGIIQAIEVTAEGIGRDASDLLRKIKAAQYVASHPGEVCPAKWKEGEATLAPSLDLVGKI
- the dsbG gene encoding thiol:disulfide interchange protein DsbG; the encoded protein is MLKRLLMLTLLPLTLHAEELPAPVKAIEKQGITIIKSFDAPGGMKGYLGKYQEMGVTIYVTPDGKHAISGYMYDEAGTNLSEKLITKEIYAPAGRALWQQMEKADWILDGKKEAPRVVYMFADPYCPYCKQFWQQARPWVESGKVQLRTLLVGVIKPESPAAAAAIMSAKDPAKSWHDYEQSNGKMALTLPKSVPPEIMKKLNINQKIMDDLGANATPAIYYMNEDNVLQQEVGLPDAEKLKTIMGEK